The genomic region CAGTTGGGTTACTGTGTTGCTATGGGGAGAGATGCAGTTGGGCTACTGTGTTGCTATGGGGGGAGATGCAGTTGTATTACTATGTTGCCATGGGGAGAGATGCAGTTGGATTACTGTGTTGCTATGGGGGGAGATGCAGTTGGGTTACTGTGTTGCTATGGGGAGAGATGCAGTTTGGTTACTGTGTTGCTATGGGGGGGAGCTActaacaaaacaaacacaatacCACCCACAACTAAAGGCAAAGTAATGCCCCGCAATATGTAAAGACTTTTTTGGGGACACTCCTCATTTTCCTCTTTCATATTTGCCCTTTACAATAGAATAAGGGAGACAATGGGGCTTCATAGAGACAAGTAGCCCCCAAGTCTCCTCTTATTGCCCCGTATTCAGCTGCACAAACAGAAGCCCCCGGGGGGAGACGTAGGACTGAGTGACGTCTGTGGCTCTTCCCTGACACCAAAGTTCATTTTATTTCTCCCCTTTACAATTGTGTAAAATcctttagcagagacaattctcagtgTTGCCCACGGCAGGGAATTCCCTGGAGTTTTGTGGCCGCAGCAAGTCCTGGGCAACAAGTGGCCCCCGTGTGGcctaaaacaaatgatttgtgtCACCAGCAGAAAATGCagaagaaaggggggggggggtcagtgttTGATTCATAAGTTTTATCAGCAGAGATTCACTGACACCAACACAAGAGAAATGTCGGGGGGTTTGTTGCACTCGTTTCCCCAATGAGCCGTGACACTAAATGGGAGGTTTCCCCACTCGCTATCACACAGTCGGTACCAGCAGTGATATTGGCCCAAAGCAGAGCAGCATAGAAACTGTCCCAAAAGCGGGAGATGCCATACAGCTATAAGCCCACTGGCCCCTCAGTCTATGGTTCTTGCTCAGCTGAAGCTCTAACTGCCCGGGGGGGGGGCTGATTCTGGGCAGTTCTGGGGAGTGTGTGAAACCCAAAGGGCTAAAAGGAGAGGCTGTGGGTTTGTGGGTGACGGGGGGCTGAGGTCACTTCTCTCTCATGAGACACAACACTGACTCCCGTATCAGCTGAAATTCACTCACCACTTACAGGAAATGCAAAaacctaaaaatatatttcatttaaaaaacctACAGCCTCAAAAAGAGTCTGAGTATTAAGtgagtattttatatattgtacttagtGCCCCAGTAATGACCCAGGACTCCCCATCATGGATCTTGTTAGGCGTCATTTGTgggtcagcggcactgcacatgctcagtaggctctgggGTCTTGTGAAATCATCCAGCACAGAGTAACGTTCTCTGTCATAAaagctgattattatattctgatgcagactgcgcTGGatcctatgctgccatgtaatgtgaatgtgaagttactaatcagccttgtattgtgacatttacagtgggagtcatttacaaacactgggcacatttgcacctgggcagtaacccatgacaaccaatcagatgattgctttcagtgctcaacctgcagctggctgaaaacaaGCTAattactgactggttgctataggttactgcacaggtgcaaatttggccagtaTTTATGAATCAGCCCCGTCTGATACTGTATATGGTGagttcaggtaagtgacagcagcccagagtatgtgcagtgaatcagcagaaatgtaCCTATTGGGGCACAGATGTTCCCTGCTAATAACCTACTTCAGTAGGGAATCCCACCCCTTCCCATTGCGCAGTTCACCCCTTCCCATGCTGATAATAAACCGCCGTTCCTCCAGCAGTTTGAGCCTTACTTTGGGAAGGGCCGAGGGGCTCACAGGACACCTGGGTGACATTCCAGCTGCTCGTGTTCTTGTCCCTTATACACTGAATGATGGAGTCGTTGGGTTTATATCCCGCAGGACACGACAGCTCCACCAACTCATCTGGCCCATAATATTCTTCATCTGGATTAAACGTCAGATCCGGATCCCACTGATCAACTTTTTTGCATTTCtctgtaagtaaaaaaaacagtagatgGAGGCAACTCATAGGCAACAAGTTGGGGTCTTTCCCTTGTAGTTTTGTGATGGAGACAGTGACAGAAGGGGTATAAGGTGGGAGGAAGTTTAGGGGGGCTGTGGCTGGAGATCAGTGACCTCTTCTTGGGTTTTGGTGCTTCTGTTAATCATCTGCCTTATCCATCCATTGGTAATTAAATCACATACAAACGTTCCCTCGCGCAGGGTTTTCAGGCTGAACTCTTTGGTTGCCTTAAGGTCATCTCTTCTCCAGGTACCGAGACCTTCCTCCACCTCagctttgtattattattttagtaaGACAACATGCGCTCAACCTGATGGACCccttgaatcccctacaaccctCATAGCTCATTCTTATGAAGGAATAGGAATTTGAAAGAGTAAgaatgagaagaaagaagaataagGAAGATGCCAATGGCCAATCATATCACATGACAAGTAGATGTCACCCAGATGTTCCTCACCTACACAAGTTGTCTCCTCAGACCGTGAGAAAAGCTGGAATTCATGGGATACCTGTCTGCACTCCAGCCTGAATGTCTTCTCCACAAACTGCTTCCGGCACGAGACAGTCACCAGATCCTTCTCTTTAACAAATATAAAGTTTTCTGGAAAGTCCACCATTTCCACCCAAGGAGCAGTCTCCCTACAGACACCTGGAAGACAATCCCACCCGGACAGTAATGTGTAAACATTTACTTCTATGTCTGCTGGAAAGTTGctgattattgttattaaaggTGAGTTTTATGCAATCCcttctttattaaatataatacagaGACTCTAGGTGCATGGCCATATGGGTATAAAATCTCACCAGTGTAtatgtggggtctgggtgcacttGCCCCAGATCTACAGCTCCAGGTGGAGGTATCAAACCAAATGACAAGCACTCACAGATCCCAAAGAGAAGTAcagaaaatgcagattttaattaGGAAAATAATAGATGTTCAGAaaaccttacgcatttcatgcacttggacacttaatcataggcctataaATCAAAATGACTCTCTTCCCTCAACACAGTTTGTTATAACATACCATATCCTTGCCGGTAAGAGTGCCAGTACCTGGTAGAACAGTGACAGTGATAGGGTGCATGGCATCATTGCCAGTAAACTCGATGCCACACTGATATATATCAGAATCCTGGGGCTTCATCCCGGCCATTGTAATGGAGAAGCTGGTCATATTGTCTTCTATAGAGAATCTCCCATCAATCACCTTCATTGTCCCATCTGAAGAGATGAGTATGTGGCAAGATTTCCTCCCTGCCCCTTTACACAGGTACTTCTTATAGCTGCTGTAGCCCCTGTAGTAGCCACACGTCACTGTTAAGGCTTCACCATAAAGCACATCCACTTGGCTTGGGCCACTTCGACTCCAAACTCCTGCGTTAAAGAGAATTAAATCCAAATTACAGCTGGATAACCCATAAAACACAAGCCCATTATAGAcactaaagaagaagaagagcagaaaagaccaaaaaaagtaaaagcttTAGAAAGTCTCTGGGTTCCACCCTGGGGCCACAACATTTAGCTACAGAGGAATGAAGCTTCAGCCACACTATATGTTCCCCAACATGATGAGGAACCTCTGCCATATCAGCAGCGATGGAGACTTACATCAACAACCATTGTTTAGGGTTTTAGGAAACTACAGATGTGGGTGGTCTTGGGGAGCCAATCAGGGTGAATGCCTATAGGGCTACTGGCCAAATGAGTGAAATGCCAAGATAAATCCATCCGGCTCAAACTATAGACTGGCACCTCCAGCCAAAAATTGGTCTTGGAAAAGTGTCTCCTGAGCAGTACATTGGCCCTACACATTGGCCCTACACATTGGCCCTACACATTGGCCCTACACATTGGCCCTACACATTGGCCCTACACATTGGCCCTATGATCTTCCCCAAATATGGCTCTGAGTATAAGGGGAAGAGtcacatgttaaaggggtggttgaccttaaaatttagattttttttttttattcagattcatTTTGTGTTGAACTTTTGTGTTCAGCATCTCCGCAAGGTAGAGTGTGAGCTGATTGCTCAGCCATATTCAGGGTGGGAGGCAGAAGAGGACGAGGACTGGACAGAAGGAAGAGAATTATAGGGGGAGAATGAAGAGAGAAATGTAGCCCCAGAGTGGATGTAAATCAGAGATATGAGATATATTGATTGTTACAATGAGTTAAAAGTGAATTTCTCTC from Xenopus laevis strain J_2021 chromosome 1S, Xenopus_laevis_v10.1, whole genome shotgun sequence harbors:
- the LOC121399248 gene encoding uncharacterized protein LOC121399248 gives rise to the protein MKVIDGRFSIEDNMTSFSITMAGMKPQDSDIYQCGIEFTGNDAMHPITVTVLPGVCRETAPWVEMVDFPENFIFVKEKDLVTVSCRKQFVEKTFRLECRQVSHEFQLFSRSEETTCVEKCKKVDQWDPDLTFNPDEEYYGPDELVELSCPAGYKPNDSIIQCIRDKNTSSWNVTQVSCEPLGPSQSKNRIHYPIHSFLYEIKGWEEKSEAEADAPEECIYEVGDPV